Proteins encoded by one window of Passer domesticus isolate bPasDom1 chromosome 10, bPasDom1.hap1, whole genome shotgun sequence:
- the LOC135308421 gene encoding RNA polymerase II elongation factor ELL2-like, with product MPTNPAKFFQRLSRTVSQRPIRDRVIHLLALKNYKKPELLSHLEREGVVEKDKESLGKILQEVANLDANENAFSLKEHFFKDIQEDWPGYTERDRQTLEVTLSQKPTPSQNATSTSQSPSLGPSEGDTPPRTAQKRPLAFDFLNPVMGKKQKIDQEPSDVQPAAGGHSPSFLDLPSTSCSILKLSPSVRLISTSTREKQQKNKVQTHSEFPVSARVQGKTPKSEGEEAEVRGAQQNNPCPVPGKKRMVPVRLADIDWSGCAAVYGRPYRDRVIHLLALRDYKEPELLARLQRDGVRPKDKDSLGKILQQVANLNAKENSFSLKEHLFQTLQTDWPGYSKIERENLKLILSRKSAPSQNITSSSQATSPRPSERDAPARPAQKRPRASGFVSSVRRKKQRTEQ from the exons ATGCCCACGAACCCTGCCAAATTCTTCCAGAGACTTTCCAGGACTGTTTCCCAACGACCCATCAGAGACAGGGTGATTCATTTACTGGCTCTGAAGAATTACAAGAAGCCAGAGCTACTTTCCCACTTAGAGAGAGAGGGAGTTGTGGAAAAGGACAAGGAATCTCTTGGAAAGATCCTTCAGGAG GTAGCCAACCTGGATGCAAATGAGAATGCTTTCAGCTTGAAGGAACATTTCTTTAAAGACATTCAGGAAGATTGGCCTGGCTACACTGAAAGAGATAGACAGACATTGGAGGTGACCCTTTCTCA AAAACCAACTCCATCTCAGAatgccaccagcaccagccagtcaccatctctgggACCTTCTGAAGGAGATACTCCACCCAGAActgctcag AAACGGCCTCTGGCTTTTGACTTTCTCAATCCTGTGATGGGCAAGAAGCAGAAAATTGACCAGGAGCCCAGTGAtgtccagccagcagctggtggccactCTCCTTCTTTCTTGGACCTGCCTTCCACATCCTGTTCAATTTTGAAGCTGTCTCCAAGTGTCAGATTGATTTCCACTTCCACCCGtgaaaaacaacagaagaaTAAGGTTCAGACACATTctgaattcccagtgtctgccAGGGTGCAGGGGAAGACTCCCAAGTCCGAGG GAGAAGAAGCAGAGGTCAGAGGAGCCCAACAGAACAATCCATGTCCTGTGCCTGGGAAGAAGAGGATGGTGCCTGTGAGACTTGCAGACATCGACTGGAGCGGCTGCGCTGCTGTTTACGGCCGACCCTACAGGGACAGGGTGATTCATCTGCTTGCTCTGAGGGATTACAAGGAGCCAGAGTTACTTGCTCGGCTGCAGAGAGATGGAGTCAGGCCAAAGGACAAGGACTCCCTTGGAAAGATCCTTCAGCAG GTAGCCAACCTGAATGCAAAGGAGAATTCCTTCAGTCTGAAGGAACATCTATTTCAAACCCTTCAGACTGATTGGCCTGGCTACAGTAAAATTGAGAGAGAGAATTTGAAATTAATACTTTCTAG AAAATCAGCTCCATCTCAGAacatcaccagcagcagccaagcaacgtctccaaggccttctgagagagatgctccagcaagacctgctcag AAACGGCCTCGGGCTTCTGGCTTTGTCAGTTCTgtgaggaggaagaagcagagaACTGAGCAGTAG